From one Maniola jurtina chromosome 5, ilManJurt1.1, whole genome shotgun sequence genomic stretch:
- the LOC123865224 gene encoding glycine-rich cell wall structural protein 1.8-like isoform X7 translates to MAPIYLIFLLCAFANGHRRNSNAGGQLSQSAGLSSLSGSGSSGLHGSSSEASGHGGSGFHGSGGYGSTGGSSGAGGSSGLSSSGSGSSGSSGYGSSSEEYRGSAAYGSGAGSLSGSGVGSYASGAGSAGGYGSGSGSAGGYGSGSESAGGYGSGAGSYGSGAGSAGGYGSGAGSAGGYGSGAGNAGSYGSGAGSAGGYGSGAGSAGGYGSGAGNAGSYGSGAGSAGGYGSGAGSAGGYGSGAGNAGSYGSGAGSAGGYGSGAGSAGGYGSGSGSSGGYGSGSGRSGGYGSGAGSAAGYGSGAGSAGGYGSGSGSSGGYGSGSGSSGGYGSGAGSAAGYGSGAGNAGGYGSGAGTAGGYGSGVGGAGELRGSGLVGSSSHGSGSSGGYGSKGVSQSVASSKNFNLLGLGVDHNGLTEQEIKALSDARRRYGLLSMQRHPQGLPNPYHHVLLSKYHHRGIQSQHYPFSRSMNVGESESQSQAANLGSHGGASGLGGAGGYSGNSAQNSAGGLRGQGSEGHRGSLGSGYGSGAGGYGSGAGSVESYGSGAGRAGGYGSGLSGAGSYSGSSGHSGVSSLSGHGSEGYREGSSGLRGSGGYGSGSGSAGGYGLGSGSAGGYGSGSGSAGDARGTGYRGVGGLRGQGSEGYREGSSGSGVGGLGSSGASGYGSGSGGYGSGSGGYGSGSGGHGSGSGGYFSGSGGLGSESGGYGSGPAGHGSGSGGYSSGSGGSGSDLYHKTDTTMGHMQNVNSRFH, encoded by the exons ATGGCACCAATCTACTTGATATTTTTACTCTGCGCGTTTGCAAACGGTCACAGACGCAACTCGAATGCAGGTGGCCAATTGTCACAATCTGCCGGACTGAGTAGCCTGAGTGGTTCAGGTTCAAGTGGTTTACACGGCTCAAGCAGTGAAGCAAGTGGCCACGGTGGAAGTGGGTTCCATGGATCAGGAGGCTATGGTAGTACCGGTGGTTCAAGCGGTGCAGGCGGATCAAGCGGGCTAAGCAGTTCTGGTAGTGGTTCGAGTGGGTCGAGCGGATATGGCAGTTCGAGTGAAGAATATCGAGGCAGTGCAGCATACGGGTCTGGTGCCGGTAGTTTGAGTGGATCGGGTGTGGGAAGCTATGCATCAGGTGCAGGAAGTGCAGGAGGTTATGGATCAGGTTCAGGAA GTGCAGGAGGTTATGGATCAGGTTCAGAAAGTGCAGGAGGTTATGGATCAGGTGCAGGAAGTTATGGATCTGGTGCTGGAAGTGCAGGAGGTTATGGATCTGGTGCTGGAAGTGCAGGAGGTTATGGATCAGGTGCAGGAAATGCAGGAAGTTATGGATCTGGTGCAGGAAGTGCAGGAGGTTATGGATCTGGTGCTGGAAGTGCAGGAGGTTATGGATCAGGTGCAGGAAATGCAGGAAGTTATGGATCTGGTGCAGGAAGTGCAGGAGGTTATGGATCTGGTGCTGGAAGTGCAGGAGGTTATGGATCAGGTGCAGGAAATGCAGGAAGTTATGGATCTGGTGCAGGAAGTGCAGGAGGTTATGGATCAGGTGCTGGAAGTGCAGGAGGTTATGGATCAGGTTCAGGAAGCTCAGGAGGTTATGGATCAGGTTCAGGACGCTCAGGAGGATATGGATCAGGTGCAGGAAGTGCAGCAGGTTATGGTTCAGGTGCAGGAAGTGCTGGAGGTTATGGGTCAGGTTCAGGAAGCTCAGGAGGTTATGGATCAGGTTCAGGAAGCTCAGGAGGATATGGATCAGGTGCAGGAAGTGCAGCAGGTTATGGTTCAGGTGCAGGAAATGCAGGAGGCTATGGATCAGGTGCAGGAACTGCAGGAGGTTATGGATCAGGTGTCGGAGGTGCAGGAGAATTAAGGGGTTCAGGTTTAGTTGGTTCCAGTAGTCATGGAAGTGGATCGAGTGGTGGTTATGGCTCGAAAGGAGTTTCGCAATCAGTTGCCAGttcaaaaaatttcaatttactaGGGCTAGGTGTGGACCATAATGGGCTTACGGAACAAGAAATAAAGGCATTATCTGATGCAAGACGAAGATATGGTTTACTATCTATGCAACGACATCCACAGGGTCTACCAAACCCTTATCATCACGTCTTGTTATCTAAATATCATCATCGTGGTATACAATCCCAGCATTATCCATTTTCTAGAAGCATGAATGTTGGTGAAAGTGAAAGCCAAAGTCAGGCAGCAAACTTGGGGTCACATGGTGGGGCCAGTGGTTTAG GAGGCGCTGGTGGATATAGTGGAAATTCAGCTCAAAATAGTGCCGGCGGTCTCAGAGGGCAAGGATCTGAAGGACATAGAGGAAGCTTAGGTTCAGGTTATGGATCAGGTGCAG GAGGTTATGGTTCAGGTGCAGGAAGTGTAGAAAGTTATGGTTCAGGCGCAGGAAGGGCAGGAGGTTATGGTAGTGGATTAAGTGGTGCTGGAAGTTATAGTGGCAGCTCAGGGCATAGTGGGGTCAGCAGTCTAAGCGGGCACGGATCTGAAGGATATAGAGAAGGCTCTAGTGGCTTAAGAGGTTCAGGAGGGTATGGATCAGGTTCAGGAAGTGCAGGAGGTTATGGGTTGGGTTCAGGAAGTGCAGGAGGTTATGGATCAGGTTCTGGAAGTGCAGGAGATGCAAGAGGTACAGGGTATAGAGGAGTAGGCGGCTTAAGAGGACAAGGGTCTGAAGGATATAGGGAAGGATCGAGTGGAAGTGGTGTAGGTGGATTAGGATCAAGTGGAGCAAGTGGTTATGGTAGTGGATCGGGTGGTT ATGGTAGTGGATCGGGTGGTTATGGCAGTGGATCGGGTGGTCATGGTAGTGGATCGGGTGGTTATTTCAGTGGATCGGGTGGTCTTGGCAGTGAATCGGGTGGTTATGGCAGTGGACCGGCTGGTCATGGTAGTGGATCGGGTGGTTACAGTAGCGGATCAGGTGGTTCAGGTAGTGATCTTTATCATAAAACTGATACTACCATGGGGCACATGCAAAACGTTAATTCTCGTTTCCATTAA
- the LOC123865224 gene encoding glycine-rich cell wall structural protein 1.8-like isoform X18 — MAPIYLIFLLCAFANGHRRNSNAGGQLSQSAGLSSLSGSGSSGLHGSSSEASGHGGSGFHGSGGYGSTGGSSGAGGSSGLSSSGSGSSGSSGYGSSSEEYRGSAAYGSGAGSLSGSGVGSYASGAGSAGGYGSGSGSAGGYGSGAEGYESGAEGAGGYGSGSESAGGYGSGAGSYGSGAGSAGGYGSGAGSAGGYGSGAGNAGSYGSGAGSAGGYGSGAGSAGGYGSGAGNAGSYGSGAGSAGGYGSGAGSAGGYGSGAGNAGSYGSGAGSAGGYGSGAGSAGGYGSGSGSSGGYGSGSGRSGGYGSGAGSAAGYGSGAGSAGGYGSGSGSSGGYGSGSGSSGGYGSGAGSAAGYGSGAGNAGGYGSGAGTAGGYGSGVGGAGELRGSGLVGSSSHGSGSSGGYGSKGVSQSVASSKNFNLLGLGVDHNGLTEQEIKALSDARRRYGLLSMQRHPQGLPNPYHHVLLSKYHHRGIQSQHYPFSRSMNVGESESQSQAANLGSHGGASGLGGAGGYSGNSAQNSAGGLRGQGSEGHRGSLGSGYGSGAGGYGSGAGSVESYGSGAGRAGGYGSGLSGAGSYSGSSGHSGVSSLSGHGSEGYREGSSGLRGSGGYGSGSGSAGGYGLGSGSAGGYGSGSGSAGDARGTGYRGVGGLRGQGSEGYREGSSGSGVGGLGSSGASGYGSGSGGYGSGSGGYGSGSGGHGSGSGGSGSDLYHKTDTTMGHMQNVNSRFH, encoded by the exons ATGGCACCAATCTACTTGATATTTTTACTCTGCGCGTTTGCAAACGGTCACAGACGCAACTCGAATGCAGGTGGCCAATTGTCACAATCTGCCGGACTGAGTAGCCTGAGTGGTTCAGGTTCAAGTGGTTTACACGGCTCAAGCAGTGAAGCAAGTGGCCACGGTGGAAGTGGGTTCCATGGATCAGGAGGCTATGGTAGTACCGGTGGTTCAAGCGGTGCAGGCGGATCAAGCGGGCTAAGCAGTTCTGGTAGTGGTTCGAGTGGGTCGAGCGGATATGGCAGTTCGAGTGAAGAATATCGAGGCAGTGCAGCATACGGGTCTGGTGCCGGTAGTTTGAGTGGATCGGGTGTGGGAAGCTATGCATCAGGTGCAGGAAGTGCAGGAGGTTATGGATCAGGTTCAGGAAGTGCAGGAGGTTATGGATCAG GTGCAGAAGGTTATGAATCTGGCGCCGAAGGTGCAGGAGGTTATGGATCAGGTTCAGAAAGTGCAGGAGGTTATGGATCAGGTGCAGGAAGTTATGGATCTGGTGCTGGAAGTGCAGGAGGTTATGGATCTGGTGCTGGAAGTGCAGGAGGTTATGGATCAGGTGCAGGAAATGCAGGAAGTTATGGATCTGGTGCAGGAAGTGCAGGAGGTTATGGATCTGGTGCTGGAAGTGCAGGAGGTTATGGATCAGGTGCAGGAAATGCAGGAAGTTATGGATCTGGTGCAGGAAGTGCAGGAGGTTATGGATCTGGTGCTGGAAGTGCAGGAGGTTATGGATCAGGTGCAGGAAATGCAGGAAGTTATGGATCTGGTGCAGGAAGTGCAGGAGGTTATGGATCAGGTGCTGGAAGTGCAGGAGGTTATGGATCAGGTTCAGGAAGCTCAGGAGGTTATGGATCAGGTTCAGGACGCTCAGGAGGATATGGATCAGGTGCAGGAAGTGCAGCAGGTTATGGTTCAGGTGCAGGAAGTGCTGGAGGTTATGGGTCAGGTTCAGGAAGCTCAGGAGGTTATGGATCAGGTTCAGGAAGCTCAGGAGGATATGGATCAGGTGCAGGAAGTGCAGCAGGTTATGGTTCAGGTGCAGGAAATGCAGGAGGCTATGGATCAGGTGCAGGAACTGCAGGAGGTTATGGATCAGGTGTCGGAGGTGCAGGAGAATTAAGGGGTTCAGGTTTAGTTGGTTCCAGTAGTCATGGAAGTGGATCGAGTGGTGGTTATGGCTCGAAAGGAGTTTCGCAATCAGTTGCCAGttcaaaaaatttcaatttactaGGGCTAGGTGTGGACCATAATGGGCTTACGGAACAAGAAATAAAGGCATTATCTGATGCAAGACGAAGATATGGTTTACTATCTATGCAACGACATCCACAGGGTCTACCAAACCCTTATCATCACGTCTTGTTATCTAAATATCATCATCGTGGTATACAATCCCAGCATTATCCATTTTCTAGAAGCATGAATGTTGGTGAAAGTGAAAGCCAAAGTCAGGCAGCAAACTTGGGGTCACATGGTGGGGCCAGTGGTTTAG GAGGCGCTGGTGGATATAGTGGAAATTCAGCTCAAAATAGTGCCGGCGGTCTCAGAGGGCAAGGATCTGAAGGACATAGAGGAAGCTTAGGTTCAGGTTATGGATCAGGTGCAG GAGGTTATGGTTCAGGTGCAGGAAGTGTAGAAAGTTATGGTTCAGGCGCAGGAAGGGCAGGAGGTTATGGTAGTGGATTAAGTGGTGCTGGAAGTTATAGTGGCAGCTCAGGGCATAGTGGGGTCAGCAGTCTAAGCGGGCACGGATCTGAAGGATATAGAGAAGGCTCTAGTGGCTTAAGAGGTTCAGGAGGGTATGGATCAGGTTCAGGAAGTGCAGGAGGTTATGGGTTGGGTTCAGGAAGTGCAGGAGGTTATGGATCAGGTTCTGGAAGTGCAGGAGATGCAAGAGGTACAGGGTATAGAGGAGTAGGCGGCTTAAGAGGACAAGGGTCTGAAGGATATAGGGAAGGATCGAGTGGAAGTGGTGTAGGTGGATTAGGATCAAGTGGAGCAAGTGGTTATGGTAGTGGATCGGGTGGTT ATGGTAGTGGATCGGGTGGTTATGGCAGTGGATCGGGTGGTCATGGTAGTGGATCGG GTGGTTCAGGTAGTGATCTTTATCATAAAACTGATACTACCATGGGGCACATGCAAAACGTTAATTCTCGTTTCCATTAA
- the LOC123865224 gene encoding glycine-rich cell wall structural protein 1.8-like isoform X6, whose amino-acid sequence MAPIYLIFLLCAFANGHRRNSNAGGQLSQSAGLSSLSGSGSSGLHGSSSEASGHGGSGFHGSGGYGSTGGSSGAGGSSGLSSSGSGSSGSSGYGSSSEEYRGSAAYGSGAGSLSGSGVGSYASGAGSAGGYGSGSGSAGGYGSGAEGYESGAEGAGGYGSGSESAGGYGSGAGSYGSGAGSAGGYGSGAGSAGGYGSGAGNAGSYGSGAGSAGGYGSGAGSAGGYGSGAGNAGSYGSGAGSAGGYGSGAGSAGGYGSGAGNAGSYGSGAGSAGGYGSGAGSAGGYGSGSGSSGGYGSGSGRSGGYGSGAGSAAGYGSGAGSYGSGSGSSGGYGSGAGSAAGYGSGAGNAGGYGSGAGTAGGYGSGVGGAGELRGSGLVGSSSHGSGSSGGYGSKGVSQSVASSKNFNLLGLGVDHNGLTEQEIKALSDARRRYGLLSMQRHPQGLPNPYHHVLLSKYHHRGIQSQHYPFSRSMNVGESESQSQAANLGSHGGASGLGGAGGYSGNSAQNSAGGLRGQGSEGHRGSLGSGYGSGAGGYGSGAGSVESYGSGAGRAGGYGSGLSGAGSYSGSSGHSGVSSLSGHGSEGYREGSSGLRGSGGYGSGSGSAGGYGLGSGSAGGYGSGSGSAGDARGTGYRGVGGLRGQGSEGYREGSSGSGVGGLGSSGASGYGSGSGGYGSGSGGYGSGSGGHGSGSGGYFSGSGGLGSESGGYGSGPAGHGSGSGGYSSGSGGSGSDLYHKTDTTMGHMQNVNSRFH is encoded by the exons ATGGCACCAATCTACTTGATATTTTTACTCTGCGCGTTTGCAAACGGTCACAGACGCAACTCGAATGCAGGTGGCCAATTGTCACAATCTGCCGGACTGAGTAGCCTGAGTGGTTCAGGTTCAAGTGGTTTACACGGCTCAAGCAGTGAAGCAAGTGGCCACGGTGGAAGTGGGTTCCATGGATCAGGAGGCTATGGTAGTACCGGTGGTTCAAGCGGTGCAGGCGGATCAAGCGGGCTAAGCAGTTCTGGTAGTGGTTCGAGTGGGTCGAGCGGATATGGCAGTTCGAGTGAAGAATATCGAGGCAGTGCAGCATACGGGTCTGGTGCCGGTAGTTTGAGTGGATCGGGTGTGGGAAGCTATGCATCAGGTGCAGGAAGTGCAGGAGGTTATGGATCAGGTTCAGGAAGTGCAGGAGGTTATGGATCAG GTGCAGAAGGTTATGAATCTGGCGCCGAAGGTGCAGGAGGTTATGGATCAGGTTCAGAAAGTGCAGGAGGTTATGGATCAGGTGCAGGAAGTTATGGATCTGGTGCTGGAAGTGCAGGAGGTTATGGATCTGGTGCTGGAAGTGCAGGAGGTTATGGATCAGGTGCAGGAAATGCAGGAAGTTATGGATCTGGTGCAGGAAGTGCAGGAGGTTATGGATCTGGTGCTGGAAGTGCAGGAGGTTATGGATCAGGTGCAGGAAATGCAGGAAGTTATGGATCTGGTGCAGGAAGTGCAGGAGGTTATGGATCTGGTGCTGGAAGTGCAGGAGGTTATGGATCAGGTGCAGGAAATGCAGGAAGTTATGGATCTGGTGCAGGAAGTGCAGGAGGTTATGGATCAGGTGCTGGAAGTGCAGGAGGTTATGGATCAGGTTCAGGAAGCTCAGGAGGTTATGGATCAGGTTCAGGACGCTCAGGAGGATATGGATCAGGTGCAGGAAGTGCAGCAGGTTATGGTTCAGGTGCAGGAA GTTATGGATCAGGTTCAGGAAGCTCAGGAGGATATGGATCAGGTGCAGGAAGTGCAGCAGGTTATGGTTCAGGTGCAGGAAATGCAGGAGGCTATGGATCAGGTGCAGGAACTGCAGGAGGTTATGGATCAGGTGTCGGAGGTGCAGGAGAATTAAGGGGTTCAGGTTTAGTTGGTTCCAGTAGTCATGGAAGTGGATCGAGTGGTGGTTATGGCTCGAAAGGAGTTTCGCAATCAGTTGCCAGttcaaaaaatttcaatttactaGGGCTAGGTGTGGACCATAATGGGCTTACGGAACAAGAAATAAAGGCATTATCTGATGCAAGACGAAGATATGGTTTACTATCTATGCAACGACATCCACAGGGTCTACCAAACCCTTATCATCACGTCTTGTTATCTAAATATCATCATCGTGGTATACAATCCCAGCATTATCCATTTTCTAGAAGCATGAATGTTGGTGAAAGTGAAAGCCAAAGTCAGGCAGCAAACTTGGGGTCACATGGTGGGGCCAGTGGTTTAG GAGGCGCTGGTGGATATAGTGGAAATTCAGCTCAAAATAGTGCCGGCGGTCTCAGAGGGCAAGGATCTGAAGGACATAGAGGAAGCTTAGGTTCAGGTTATGGATCAGGTGCAG GAGGTTATGGTTCAGGTGCAGGAAGTGTAGAAAGTTATGGTTCAGGCGCAGGAAGGGCAGGAGGTTATGGTAGTGGATTAAGTGGTGCTGGAAGTTATAGTGGCAGCTCAGGGCATAGTGGGGTCAGCAGTCTAAGCGGGCACGGATCTGAAGGATATAGAGAAGGCTCTAGTGGCTTAAGAGGTTCAGGAGGGTATGGATCAGGTTCAGGAAGTGCAGGAGGTTATGGGTTGGGTTCAGGAAGTGCAGGAGGTTATGGATCAGGTTCTGGAAGTGCAGGAGATGCAAGAGGTACAGGGTATAGAGGAGTAGGCGGCTTAAGAGGACAAGGGTCTGAAGGATATAGGGAAGGATCGAGTGGAAGTGGTGTAGGTGGATTAGGATCAAGTGGAGCAAGTGGTTATGGTAGTGGATCGGGTGGTT ATGGTAGTGGATCGGGTGGTTATGGCAGTGGATCGGGTGGTCATGGTAGTGGATCGGGTGGTTATTTCAGTGGATCGGGTGGTCTTGGCAGTGAATCGGGTGGTTATGGCAGTGGACCGGCTGGTCATGGTAGTGGATCGGGTGGTTACAGTAGCGGATCAGGTGGTTCAGGTAGTGATCTTTATCATAAAACTGATACTACCATGGGGCACATGCAAAACGTTAATTCTCGTTTCCATTAA
- the LOC123865224 gene encoding glycine-rich cell wall structural protein-like isoform X45, with product MAPIYLIFLLCAFANGHRRNSNAGGQLSQSAGLSSLSGSGSSGLHGSSSEASGHGGSGFHGSGGYGSTGGSSGAGGSSGLSSSGSGSSGSSGYGSSSEEYRGSAAYGSGAGSLSGSGVGSYASGAGSAGGYGSGSGSAGGYGSGAEGYESGAEGAGGYGSGSESAGGYGSGAGSYGSGAGSAGGYGSGAGSAGGYGSGAGNAGSYGSGAGSAGGYGSGAGSAGGYGSGAGNAGSYGSGAGSAGGYGSGAGSAGGYGSGAGNAGSYGSGAGSAGGYGSGAGSAGGYGSGSGSSGGYGSGSGRSGGYGSGAGSAAGYGSGAGSAGGYGSGSGSSGGYGSGSGSSGGYGSGAGSAAGYGSGAGNAGGYGSGAGTAGGYGSGVGGYGSGAGGYGSGSGSAGDARGTGYRGVGGLRGQGSEGYREGSSGSGVGGLGSSGASGYGSGSGGYGSGSGGYGSGSGGHGSGSGGYFSGSGGLGSESGGYGSGPAGHGSGSGGYSSGSGGSGSDLYHKTDTTMGHMQNVNSRFH from the exons ATGGCACCAATCTACTTGATATTTTTACTCTGCGCGTTTGCAAACGGTCACAGACGCAACTCGAATGCAGGTGGCCAATTGTCACAATCTGCCGGACTGAGTAGCCTGAGTGGTTCAGGTTCAAGTGGTTTACACGGCTCAAGCAGTGAAGCAAGTGGCCACGGTGGAAGTGGGTTCCATGGATCAGGAGGCTATGGTAGTACCGGTGGTTCAAGCGGTGCAGGCGGATCAAGCGGGCTAAGCAGTTCTGGTAGTGGTTCGAGTGGGTCGAGCGGATATGGCAGTTCGAGTGAAGAATATCGAGGCAGTGCAGCATACGGGTCTGGTGCCGGTAGTTTGAGTGGATCGGGTGTGGGAAGCTATGCATCAGGTGCAGGAAGTGCAGGAGGTTATGGATCAGGTTCAGGAAGTGCAGGAGGTTATGGATCAG GTGCAGAAGGTTATGAATCTGGCGCCGAAGGTGCAGGAGGTTATGGATCAGGTTCAGAAAGTGCAGGAGGTTATGGATCAGGTGCAGGAAGTTATGGATCTGGTGCTGGAAGTGCAGGAGGTTATGGATCTGGTGCTGGAAGTGCAGGAGGTTATGGATCAGGTGCAGGAAATGCAGGAAGTTATGGATCTGGTGCAGGAAGTGCAGGAGGTTATGGATCTGGTGCTGGAAGTGCAGGAGGTTATGGATCAGGTGCAGGAAATGCAGGAAGTTATGGATCTGGTGCAGGAAGTGCAGGAGGTTATGGATCTGGTGCTGGAAGTGCAGGAGGTTATGGATCAGGTGCAGGAAATGCAGGAAGTTATGGATCTGGTGCAGGAAGTGCAGGAGGTTATGGATCAGGTGCTGGAAGTGCAGGAGGTTATGGATCAGGTTCAGGAAGCTCAGGAGGTTATGGATCAGGTTCAGGACGCTCAGGAGGATATGGATCAGGTGCAGGAAGTGCAGCAGGTTATGGTTCAGGTGCAGGAAGTGCTGGAGGTTATGGGTCAGGTTCAGGAAGCTCAGGAGGTTATGGATCAGGTTCAGGAAGCTCAGGAGGATATGGATCAGGTGCAGGAAGTGCAGCAGGTTATGGTTCAGGTGCAGGAAATGCAGGAGGCTATGGATCAGGTGCAGGAACTGCAGGAGGTTATGGATCAGGTGTCGGAG GTTATGGATCAGGTGCAG GAGGTTATGGATCAGGTTCTGGAAGTGCAGGAGATGCAAGAGGTACAGGGTATAGAGGAGTAGGCGGCTTAAGAGGACAAGGGTCTGAAGGATATAGGGAAGGATCGAGTGGAAGTGGTGTAGGTGGATTAGGATCAAGTGGAGCAAGTGGTTATGGTAGTGGATCGGGTGGTT ATGGTAGTGGATCGGGTGGTTATGGCAGTGGATCGGGTGGTCATGGTAGTGGATCGGGTGGTTATTTCAGTGGATCGGGTGGTCTTGGCAGTGAATCGGGTGGTTATGGCAGTGGACCGGCTGGTCATGGTAGTGGATCGGGTGGTTACAGTAGCGGATCAGGTGGTTCAGGTAGTGATCTTTATCATAAAACTGATACTACCATGGGGCACATGCAAAACGTTAATTCTCGTTTCCATTAA
- the LOC123865224 gene encoding glycine-rich cell wall structural protein-like isoform X39, which yields MAPIYLIFLLCAFANGHRRNSNAGGQLSQSAGLSSLSGSGSSGLHGSSSEASGHGGSGFHGSGGYGSTGGSSGAGGSSGLSSSGSGSSGSSGYGSSSEEYRGSAAYGSGAGSLSGSGVGSYASGAGSAGGYGSGSGSAGGYGSGAEGYESGAEGAGGYGSGSESAGGYGSGAGSYGSGAGSAGGYGSGAGSAGGYGSGAGNAGSYGSGAGSAGGYGSGAGSAGGYGSGAGNAGSYGSGAGSAGGYGSGAGSAGGYGSGAGNAGSYGSGAGSAGGYGSGAGSAGGYGSGSGSSGGYGSGSGRSGGYGSGAGSAAGYGSGAGSAGGYGSGSGSSGGYGSGSGSSGGYGSGAGSAAGYGSGAGNAGGYGSGAGTAGGYGSGVGGYGSGAGGYGSGAGSVESYGSGAGRAGGYGSGLSGAGSYSGSSGHSGVSSLSGHGSEGYREGSSGLRGSGGYGSGSGSAGGYGLGSGSAGGYGSGSGSAGDARGTGYRGVGGLRGQGSEGYREGSSGSGVGGLGSSGASGYGSGSGGYGSGSGGYGSGSGGHGSGSGGYFSGSGGLGSESGGYGSGPAGHGSGSGGYSSGSGGSGSDLYHKTDTTMGHMQNVNSRFH from the exons ATGGCACCAATCTACTTGATATTTTTACTCTGCGCGTTTGCAAACGGTCACAGACGCAACTCGAATGCAGGTGGCCAATTGTCACAATCTGCCGGACTGAGTAGCCTGAGTGGTTCAGGTTCAAGTGGTTTACACGGCTCAAGCAGTGAAGCAAGTGGCCACGGTGGAAGTGGGTTCCATGGATCAGGAGGCTATGGTAGTACCGGTGGTTCAAGCGGTGCAGGCGGATCAAGCGGGCTAAGCAGTTCTGGTAGTGGTTCGAGTGGGTCGAGCGGATATGGCAGTTCGAGTGAAGAATATCGAGGCAGTGCAGCATACGGGTCTGGTGCCGGTAGTTTGAGTGGATCGGGTGTGGGAAGCTATGCATCAGGTGCAGGAAGTGCAGGAGGTTATGGATCAGGTTCAGGAAGTGCAGGAGGTTATGGATCAG GTGCAGAAGGTTATGAATCTGGCGCCGAAGGTGCAGGAGGTTATGGATCAGGTTCAGAAAGTGCAGGAGGTTATGGATCAGGTGCAGGAAGTTATGGATCTGGTGCTGGAAGTGCAGGAGGTTATGGATCTGGTGCTGGAAGTGCAGGAGGTTATGGATCAGGTGCAGGAAATGCAGGAAGTTATGGATCTGGTGCAGGAAGTGCAGGAGGTTATGGATCTGGTGCTGGAAGTGCAGGAGGTTATGGATCAGGTGCAGGAAATGCAGGAAGTTATGGATCTGGTGCAGGAAGTGCAGGAGGTTATGGATCTGGTGCTGGAAGTGCAGGAGGTTATGGATCAGGTGCAGGAAATGCAGGAAGTTATGGATCTGGTGCAGGAAGTGCAGGAGGTTATGGATCAGGTGCTGGAAGTGCAGGAGGTTATGGATCAGGTTCAGGAAGCTCAGGAGGTTATGGATCAGGTTCAGGACGCTCAGGAGGATATGGATCAGGTGCAGGAAGTGCAGCAGGTTATGGTTCAGGTGCAGGAAGTGCTGGAGGTTATGGGTCAGGTTCAGGAAGCTCAGGAGGTTATGGATCAGGTTCAGGAAGCTCAGGAGGATATGGATCAGGTGCAGGAAGTGCAGCAGGTTATGGTTCAGGTGCAGGAAATGCAGGAGGCTATGGATCAGGTGCAGGAACTGCAGGAGGTTATGGATCAGGTGTCGGAG GTTATGGATCAGGTGCAG GAGGTTATGGTTCAGGTGCAGGAAGTGTAGAAAGTTATGGTTCAGGCGCAGGAAGGGCAGGAGGTTATGGTAGTGGATTAAGTGGTGCTGGAAGTTATAGTGGCAGCTCAGGGCATAGTGGGGTCAGCAGTCTAAGCGGGCACGGATCTGAAGGATATAGAGAAGGCTCTAGTGGCTTAAGAGGTTCAGGAGGGTATGGATCAGGTTCAGGAAGTGCAGGAGGTTATGGGTTGGGTTCAGGAAGTGCAGGAGGTTATGGATCAGGTTCTGGAAGTGCAGGAGATGCAAGAGGTACAGGGTATAGAGGAGTAGGCGGCTTAAGAGGACAAGGGTCTGAAGGATATAGGGAAGGATCGAGTGGAAGTGGTGTAGGTGGATTAGGATCAAGTGGAGCAAGTGGTTATGGTAGTGGATCGGGTGGTT ATGGTAGTGGATCGGGTGGTTATGGCAGTGGATCGGGTGGTCATGGTAGTGGATCGGGTGGTTATTTCAGTGGATCGGGTGGTCTTGGCAGTGAATCGGGTGGTTATGGCAGTGGACCGGCTGGTCATGGTAGTGGATCGGGTGGTTACAGTAGCGGATCAGGTGGTTCAGGTAGTGATCTTTATCATAAAACTGATACTACCATGGGGCACATGCAAAACGTTAATTCTCGTTTCCATTAA